One Denticeps clupeoides chromosome 12, fDenClu1.1, whole genome shotgun sequence genomic window carries:
- the LOC114801060 gene encoding isotocin receptor-like codes for MNTSSRTGVPTAHMMENIKDAWAVNGSWTNFSRGNETLVRNSTVNPLKRNEEVAKVEVTVLGLVLVFALVGNFCVLLAIHMSKHNQSRMYYFMKHLSIADLVVAVFQVLPQLIWDITFRFYGPDVLCRLVKYLQVVGMFASTYMLVLMSVDRCLSICQPLRSLHQRKDRLYVAASWVLSLLFSLPQVYIFSLRDVGNGVYDCWGDFVQPWGAKAYITWISCTIYIIPVGILSVCYSLISFKIWQNFKLKTKREQCISLTPTQLKCTSLSRVSSVKLISKAKIRTVKMTFVIVLAYIICWTPFFSVQMWSAWDPQAPREALPFIIAMLLASLNSCCNPWIYLLFAGHLFRDLMRRCLRSVPCSCDRQPRRKCVATNFATKSTGSQRSLTQTSIT; via the exons ATGAACACCAGTAGCCGTACCGGTGTTCCCACAGCCCACATGATGGAAAACATTAAAGATGCGTGGGCAGTGAATGGATCCTGGACAAATTTCAGTCGCGGGAATGAGACCCTTGTGCGGAACTCGACAGTGAACCCCTTAAAGCGGAACGAGGAGGTGGCCAAAGTGGAGGTCACCGTGCTGGGATTGGTGCTGGTGTTCGCTCTGGTGGGGAACTTCTGTGTCCTCTTGGCCATCCACATGAGCAAGCACAACCAGTCCAGGATGTACTACTTCATGAAGCACCTCAGCATTGCAGACCTGGTGGTGGCGGTGTTCCAGGTGCTGCCCCAGCTCATCTGGGACATCACCTTTCGCTTCTACGGCCCGGACGTCCTGTGCCGATTGGTGAAGTACCTGCAGGTGGTGGGAATGTTCGCCTCCACCTACATGCTGGTGTTGATGTCTGTGGACCGATGCCTGTCCATCTGCCAGCCGCTGCGCTCCCTGCACCAGAGGAAGGACCGTCTGTACGTGGCGGCCTCCTGGGTCCTCAGCCTCCTCTTCAGCCTTCCTCAGGTCTACATCTTCTCCCTCAGGGACGTGGGCAACGGAGTCTATGACTGCTGGGGGGACTTTGTACAACCTTGGGGGGCCAAGGCCTACATAACATGGATCAGTTGTACCATTTACATCATCCCTGTGGGGATTTTAAGTGTTTGTTACAGCCTCATCAGCTTTAAAATCTGGCAAAACTTTAAGCTGAAAACCAAGCGCGAGCAGTGCATATCGCTGACACCCACGCAGTTGAAATGCACCAGCCTGTCCAGGGTGAGCAGTGTCAAGCTGATCTCCAAGGCCAAGATCAGGACAGTAAAAATGACCTTTGTCATTGTTCTGGCCTACATCATCTGCTGGACCCCCTTCTTCTCCGTCCAGATGTGGTCTGCGTGGGACCCCCAGGCTCCCAGAGAAG CTCTGCCATTTATCATTGCTATGCTACTGGCCAGCCTGAACAGCTGCTGTAACCCCTGGATCTACCTACTCTTCGCCGGCCATCTGTTCCGTGATCTGATGCGCCGCTGTCTGCGCAGTGTCCCCTGCAGCTGTGACCGGCAGCCCAGAAGAAAGTGTGTTGCCACCAACTTCGCCACCAAGAGCACCGGCAGCCAGAGGAGCCTCACCCAGACGTCCATCACATGA